One segment of Rickettsiales bacterium DNA contains the following:
- the lpxI gene encoding UDP-2,3-diacylglucosamine diphosphatase LpxI (LpxI, functionally equivalent to LpxH, replaces it in LPS biosynthesis in a minority of bacteria.), translating into MRKVGLIAGQGDLPALILEALKSQSREVFTIAVKNHARSALVSDTPHAWLGMGEIAQSLPIFRAQGVTHIIMAGGVSRPPLHTLRPSLLALKMFCQLGMSFFRGDNALFKAITRILEKQGFQIIGADEILKDLLTPKACLTQATPHDLDSVTFAAKAARDLGAKDIGQAVIIQNDKILAAEDSTGTDALIKRVGIAQGAILAKMKKPQQERRVDLPTIGPDTIKALVAGQFAGVVLEAEHSLILHREKTIALADKHDLFVIGI; encoded by the coding sequence ATGCGCAAAGTCGGGCTTATTGCCGGACAGGGTGATCTTCCCGCGCTCATCCTAGAGGCTCTTAAATCGCAATCACGCGAGGTCTTTACTATCGCAGTCAAAAACCACGCACGCTCAGCGCTCGTATCCGATACTCCACACGCTTGGCTTGGCATGGGCGAGATTGCACAATCCTTGCCTATTTTCCGCGCACAAGGCGTCACCCATATCATCATGGCTGGAGGCGTTTCCCGCCCGCCTTTACACACATTACGCCCTTCTCTACTAGCCTTGAAAATGTTTTGCCAACTTGGAATGTCTTTCTTCCGGGGCGATAATGCTTTGTTCAAAGCCATCACTCGGATTTTAGAAAAACAAGGCTTCCAAATCATTGGTGCCGATGAAATTCTAAAAGACCTGCTAACCCCTAAAGCCTGCCTGACTCAAGCCACACCACACGATTTGGATTCAGTCACTTTCGCCGCCAAAGCGGCGCGTGATTTAGGCGCTAAAGATATAGGCCAAGCGGTCATCATCCAAAACGATAAAATCCTCGCAGCGGAAGATAGCACCGGCACCGATGCCCTCATTAAACGTGTTGGCATCGCTCAAGGCGCAATCCTTGCTAAAATGAAGAAACCGCAGCAAGAGCGGCGTGTTGACTTACCCACCATTGGTCCTGATACCATCAAAGCACTTGTAGCAGGCCAATTCGCGGGCGTAGTGCTCGAAGCGGAACATTCCCTCATCCTACATCGCGAAAAAACCATCGCCCTAGCTGACAAGCACGACCTGTTTGTGATAGGCATATAG
- the lpxA gene encoding acyl-ACP--UDP-N-acetylglucosamine O-acyltransferase encodes MSQNIHSNAVIEQGATLGDNVTVGAFCCVGANVVLGDNVTLKSHVAIEGHTTIGDGTVIYPFASLGHAPQDLKFSGEKTTLTIGKNNTIREHVTINPGTGDGGAETIIGDNCLFMVASHIAHDCKVGNHVILANNATLAGHVEVDDHTIIGGLAAVHQFVRIGKHAIIGGLSGVEHDVIPYGSVIGERANLAGLNLIGLKRRGFSRDAIHGLRNAYKELFAANDTLEARSKQVKSSHSQNEQVQEVIDFIENAGSRSICVPKAS; translated from the coding sequence GTGAGCCAAAACATCCATTCCAACGCCGTCATTGAACAGGGCGCAACACTTGGTGATAACGTCACTGTCGGTGCGTTCTGCTGCGTCGGTGCAAATGTCGTGCTTGGCGATAACGTCACGCTCAAAAGCCATGTCGCAATTGAGGGTCACACGACCATTGGCGACGGCACCGTGATCTATCCTTTCGCTAGCCTCGGCCATGCGCCGCAGGATCTGAAATTTTCAGGTGAGAAAACAACGCTCACCATCGGCAAGAACAACACCATCCGCGAACATGTCACCATAAACCCGGGCACGGGCGATGGCGGCGCTGAAACCATTATCGGCGATAACTGCCTGTTCATGGTCGCCAGCCATATCGCGCATGATTGCAAAGTGGGCAATCACGTGATCCTTGCCAATAACGCGACACTTGCGGGCCATGTTGAAGTAGACGATCATACCATCATTGGCGGTCTCGCTGCGGTTCACCAATTCGTACGCATCGGCAAACATGCCATCATCGGCGGCCTATCCGGCGTTGAACATGATGTTATCCCTTACGGCTCTGTCATTGGCGAACGCGCGAACCTTGCTGGCCTCAACCTTATCGGCCTAAAACGCCGCGGCTTCTCACGCGATGCGATCCACGGTTTACGCAACGCCTATAAAGAACTCTTCGCCGCGAATGATACACTTGAGGCGCGCAGCAAGCAGGTGAAATCCTCGCATAGCCAAAACGAGCAAGTCCAAGAAGTGATCGACTTTATTGAGAATGCAGGTTCACGTTCCATCTGCGTTCCTAAGGCGAGCTAA
- the fabZ gene encoding 3-hydroxyacyl-ACP dehydratase FabZ, with amino-acid sequence MSEDLVLDVNDIMRMIPHRYPFLLIDKMKNIVSGESAVGVKNVTINEPFFVGHFPEKPVMPGVLIIEAMAQTSGALVVHTLGDEAEGKLVYFMSVDKAKFRKPVGPGDTIEILVVKTQARRNVWKFDCVATVDGVKVAEALVQAMIMLD; translated from the coding sequence ATGAGCGAAGATCTTGTATTAGACGTAAATGACATCATGCGGATGATTCCGCACCGCTACCCTTTCCTATTGATCGATAAAATGAAAAATATCGTTTCAGGCGAAAGTGCTGTGGGTGTCAAAAACGTAACGATCAACGAACCTTTCTTCGTCGGTCACTTCCCTGAAAAACCGGTTATGCCGGGCGTGTTGATCATCGAAGCGATGGCGCAAACCTCAGGCGCCCTTGTAGTACATACACTTGGCGATGAGGCTGAAGGCAAGCTCGTTTACTTCATGTCGGTCGATAAAGCGAAATTCCGCAAACCCGTTGGTCCTGGCGACACGATTGAGATTCTCGTCGTAAAAACCCAAGCGCGGCGCAATGTTTGGAAATTCGACTGTGTCGCAACCGTTGACGGCGTAAAAGTCGCTGAGGCTTTAGTCCAAGCCATGATTATGTTGGATTAA
- the lpxD gene encoding UDP-3-O-(3-hydroxymyristoyl)glucosamine N-acyltransferase: MADLRFFDRKGPFTLEQVASISRVTLTDSTDPSTSFEDIAPLDRAEVTQISFFDNPKYVGQFEKSSAGACFVKEKFADRAPEGMVTLITPDPYRAYALLAQAFYPRAQLEPSISEHATISPSAKIGKGCAIEAHVFIGENVEIGENTIIRAGSFIDRGVMIGQDCQIGACSTVSHTILGNQVILHRGVNIGQDGFGFAMGREGHVKVPQLGRVVIEDYVEIGSGTCIDRGTGPDTTVGAGTKIDNLVQIGHNVQIGQGAIIVSQVGIAGSTHIGDGVVLGGQVGVSGHLRIGAGARIAAQSGVMDDIPSGQAYGGAPAIPVKDWHRQTIAIKKLIKSKTN; this comes from the coding sequence ATGGCAGATTTACGTTTCTTTGACCGCAAGGGCCCTTTTACTTTGGAGCAAGTTGCCTCCATAAGTAGAGTGACGTTGACCGATTCAACCGATCCGTCAACCAGCTTTGAAGATATTGCACCGCTTGATAGAGCTGAAGTCACACAGATTAGCTTTTTCGATAACCCTAAATATGTTGGGCAATTCGAGAAATCCTCTGCGGGCGCTTGCTTTGTGAAAGAAAAATTCGCAGATCGCGCGCCGGAAGGCATGGTCACGCTCATCACGCCAGACCCTTACCGTGCTTATGCGCTCTTGGCACAAGCCTTCTATCCTCGCGCTCAGTTGGAACCTAGCATCTCCGAACATGCAACGATCTCTCCTAGCGCCAAAATTGGCAAAGGATGTGCCATTGAAGCGCATGTTTTCATTGGCGAAAATGTAGAAATTGGCGAGAACACCATCATCCGCGCGGGCAGCTTTATTGATCGTGGCGTGATGATTGGCCAAGACTGCCAAATTGGCGCCTGCAGCACCGTGAGCCATACGATTCTTGGCAATCAGGTCATCCTACATCGCGGCGTGAATATCGGCCAAGACGGTTTCGGTTTCGCCATGGGCCGCGAAGGCCATGTCAAAGTGCCACAACTTGGTCGTGTCGTGATTGAAGATTACGTCGAAATAGGCTCTGGCACCTGCATCGACCGTGGCACAGGCCCTGACACAACGGTTGGCGCTGGCACCAAAATCGATAATCTTGTGCAAATCGGCCATAATGTTCAAATCGGTCAGGGCGCTATTATTGTCAGCCAAGTCGGCATTGCCGGCAGCACTCATATCGGCGATGGCGTGGTACTGGGCGGACAAGTCGGTGTTTCAGGCCATTTACGCATTGGTGCAGGCGCACGTATCGCCGCACAGTCGGGTGTCATGGATGACATACCTTCTGGACAAGCGTATGGCGGCGCCCCTGCTATTCCCGTAAAAGACTGGCATCGTCAGACGATTGCGATTAAAAAACTTATAAAATCGAAAACCAACTAA
- a CDS encoding OmpH family outer membrane protein: protein MKLTTVFMAFILACLPLSFAQALDGIAVINIQDIMRDSLAAKSVKKKLEAKQKSFQNEMSKKEKDLQSKEKALAAQQSTLSAAEFQKKVKSFRTSAAKAQRDVSTKKAKLDKAFAAALATIQKTVVTIVEGIAKERGVKVVLPTSQLLYADPSMNITKEVLGKLNKKLPSVKVNF from the coding sequence ATGAAACTTACCACCGTCTTTATGGCATTTATACTGGCTTGCCTGCCACTCAGCTTTGCACAAGCACTTGATGGTATCGCCGTGATCAATATCCAAGATATTATGCGTGATTCTCTCGCCGCTAAATCGGTAAAGAAGAAGCTTGAAGCGAAACAAAAATCTTTCCAAAACGAAATGTCTAAGAAAGAAAAAGATCTGCAAAGCAAAGAGAAAGCCCTTGCAGCTCAGCAAAGCACGCTCTCAGCCGCTGAGTTCCAAAAGAAAGTAAAATCTTTCCGTACCAGCGCGGCGAAAGCACAACGTGATGTTTCAACCAAGAAAGCCAAGCTCGATAAAGCCTTCGCCGCGGCCCTTGCAACCATCCAAAAAACCGTTGTCACTATTGTTGAAGGCATTGCGAAAGAACGTGGCGTGAAGGTTGTTCTACCTACATCGCAGCTCCTTTATGCAGACCCATCAATGAACATCACCAAAGAAGTATTGGGTAAATTGAACAAAAAACTTCCTAGCGTGAAAGTAAATTTCTAG